The Prunus persica cultivar Lovell chromosome G8, Prunus_persica_NCBIv2, whole genome shotgun sequence genome includes a region encoding these proteins:
- the LOC109950692 gene encoding uncharacterized protein LOC109950692 isoform X1, whose translation MTRGSGVAKSKMFLVSSYCREAKRVDHQRQFSKMKGAAEKISSRNESDSEETGSGSPSWMCNWVPHPRTGIYVPKGHEGVMDDVPKEAASLNQTFWLRNVDGVLEKPDPDTSPDHYYRYMHM comes from the exons ATGACAAGAGGCAGCGGGGTGGCAAAATCAAAGATGTTTCTGGTTAG TTCATACTGCAGGGAAGCTAAGAGAGTGGATCATCAACGTCAATTCAGCAAGATGAAGGGAGCTGCAGAGAAAATTTCAAGCAGAAATGAGAGTGACAGTGAGGAGACTGGTAGTGGCAGCCCATCATGGATGTGCAACTGGGTTCCACATCCAAGAACAGGAATATATGTTCCCAAAGGGCATGAAGGGGTGATGGATGATGTCCCCAAGGAAGCTGCTTCTCTCAACCAGACTTTCTGGCTCCGGAACGTCGATGGAGTACTCGAGAAACCCGACCCGGACACTTCTCCGGATCATTACTATCGGTACATGCATATGTGA
- the LOC18766562 gene encoding uncharacterized protein LOC18766562: protein MGRGQSRQSSHPTSNPCITFFFKASRYTADHTRKKTPPEYWYFGGIQRDLIYYEEEAWKFDPLSTFKLIFALRMVERLDLLWVHKNHPLTLSLNVMALGGKGWFKDLLGFLYFVLEDPMKEAEAKAKSKKNGIINYDYAYYDSDEDDFYQSYPYKEETGVEEKNREEITGTDTRIGRAKMAVERYQSDPDYRNLHDRISEMFAHFLTSDLRFLESGEIEKISFAYKFCASVNSGYDRATLLCENIAKRIFPRHDYEEYSELEEAHYAYRVRDRLRKQVLVPLRKVLESSSSSRKIRYVPTVPGLLSQDPKALAGLRRYRRILSNEREYESTLYLMENGGENGSKSQFKLYINVVEFFRVSIGDGLRLPHQIVFPFLYMNKEHNERSELEWQTLVQDFSNKGKLRNCLAVCDIQESMRKTYEDMVCIGMGLLISELSENPWNGMVFPFSLSPKLCKIEGENLQSKCEFMRRINLQSKGIECSVKLDFLAVYNQILATATSQNLSPEKMPKRIFVFTNTDFRKAFKCDWRDNYRKALKNYRRRGYQTLQDMVFWNLNGGMREPEVINCPLKENHKVGLILTGFSNNMLTMFLNGESDSRPYAAHQIQAPYGIDVQKCIPRAEDVMKCAISGPEFDNLLVFD from the coding sequence ATGGGTAGAGGCCAATCTAGGCAGTCTTCACACCCAACCTCAAACCCGTGCAttacatttttcttcaaagccAGCCGATACACTGCTGATCACACCCGGAAAAAGACCCCTCCCGAGTACTGGTACTTCGGGGGGATCCAGCGGGATCTGATTTATTATGAAGAAGAGGCATGGAAGTTTGACCCTCTCTCCACTTTCAAGCTCATATTTGCTCTTCGAATGGTGGAGAGGCTTGACTTGTTGTGGGTGCACAAAAACCACCCTTTAACCCTGTCGCTGAATGTCATGGCTTTGGGGGGTAAAGGTTGGTTCAAAGATCTATTGGGGTTtctctattttgttttggaagacCCGATGAAGGAAGcagaagcaaaagcaaaatcaaagaagaatgGAATAATCAATTATGACTATGCATATTATGATTCTGACGAAGATGACTTTTATCAGAGTTATCCGTACAAGGAAGAAACTGGGGTTGAGGAGAAGAACAGAGAAGAGATAACTGGCACAGATACTCGCATTGGCAGGGCTAAAATGGCGGTCGAGAGGTACCAAAGTGACCCGGATTATCGAAACTTGCATGATCGAATCTCGGAGATGTTTGCACATTTTTTGACATCGGATCTCAGGTTTCTGGAGTCTGGTGAGATCGAAAAAATCAGTTTTGcttacaaattttgtgcttcagttAATTCTGGTTATGACAGAGCAACCCTGCTGTGTGAAAACATAGCAAAGAGAATTTTCCCACGCCATGACTATGAAGAGTACAGTGAGCTTGAAGAAGCTCATTACGCTTACAGGGTTCGTGATCGTTTGAGGAAACAAGTACTTGTTCCTCTGCGCAAAGTGCtagaatcatcatcatcatcaaggaagATCAGATATGTTCCTACTGTACCAGGGCTATTATCCCAAGACCCTAAGGCCCTGGCTGGTTTGAGAAGATACAGGAGGATCCTGAGCAATGAGAGAGAATATGAAAGCACATTGTATTTGATGGAAAATGGAGGCGAAAATGGAAGCAAATCTCAATTTAAGCTTTATATAAACGTTGTTGAATTTTTCCGGGTAAGCATTGGTGATGGGCTAAGACTTCCACACCAAATAGTATTTCCTTTCTTGTACATGAACAAGGAACATAATGAAAGATCAGAGCTTGAATGGCAGACACTAGTccaagatttttcaaacaaaggGAAGCTGAGGAATTGTCTTGCCGTATGTGACATCCAAGAGAGCATGAGAAAGACATACGAGGATATGGTTTGCATTGGCATGGGGTTATTGATTTCAGAACTGAGTGAAAATCCATGGAATGGAATGGTTTTTCCCTTTAGCCTTTCTCCCAAGCTTTGCAAGATCGAAGGAGAAAATCTTCAGTCCAAGTGCGAGTTCATGAGGCGGATAAATCTTCAGTCCAAGGGGATAGAGTGTTCTGTGAAATTGGACTTCTTAGCAGTTTACAACCAAATCTTGGCCACTGCAACCTCACAAAATCTAAGCCCTGAAAAGATGCCCAAGAGGATTTTTGTGTTCACCAACACGGATTTTCGGAAAGCCTTCAAATGCGATTGGCGGGACAATTATAGAAAGGCTTTGAAGAATTACAGAAGAAGAGGGTATCAGACTCTGCAAGATATGGTTTTTTGGAATCTTAATGGTGGCATGCGTGAGCCAGAGGTTATTAATTGCCCATTGAAGGAGAACCATAAAGTAGGTCTTATTTTAACTGGGTTTTCAAACAATATGCTCACTATGTTCTTGAATGGAGAGTCAGATTCAAGACCATACGCAGCTCATCAGATCCAAGCACCTTATGGTATTGATGTACAGAAATGCATTCCTAGAGCAGAGGATGTGATGAAATGTGCAATTTCAGGACCAGAATTCGATAACCTTCTTGTATTTGATTGA
- the LOC109950692 gene encoding uncharacterized protein LOC109950692 isoform X2, translated as MTRGSGVAKSKMFLVREAKRVDHQRQFSKMKGAAEKISSRNESDSEETGSGSPSWMCNWVPHPRTGIYVPKGHEGVMDDVPKEAASLNQTFWLRNVDGVLEKPDPDTSPDHYYRYMHM; from the exons ATGACAAGAGGCAGCGGGGTGGCAAAATCAAAGATGTTTCTGGTTAG GGAAGCTAAGAGAGTGGATCATCAACGTCAATTCAGCAAGATGAAGGGAGCTGCAGAGAAAATTTCAAGCAGAAATGAGAGTGACAGTGAGGAGACTGGTAGTGGCAGCCCATCATGGATGTGCAACTGGGTTCCACATCCAAGAACAGGAATATATGTTCCCAAAGGGCATGAAGGGGTGATGGATGATGTCCCCAAGGAAGCTGCTTCTCTCAACCAGACTTTCTGGCTCCGGAACGTCGATGGAGTACTCGAGAAACCCGACCCGGACACTTCTCCGGATCATTACTATCGGTACATGCATATGTGA
- the LOC18766929 gene encoding probable E3 ubiquitin-protein ligase RHY1A — translation MTSASELFYNRRSRYNSRTATHDLGFDSLPPPLPDRNHNHNRRHHNHHHESDGCDPLLRRTPRHLRHRASLPERAAIGAEQGGAHSGSGNGVGASSPGLSGNERLPGSVLLARERLLERLRGMPPSQTRHRRALNVYGSGLVHGDESSPLDVRDWGNEILTGRSAGAYPFTNLGSQIERQQLLQEANKKPPGLTQEVLDCLSPELFSSSERDVDRLVLRASRDCSICLESFLDGDELINLPCAHRFHAVCLGPWVRIRGDCPYCRRVIVVNSHTDKRTT, via the exons atgaCGAGCGCATCGGAGCTTTTCTACAACCGGAGGTCTCGCTACAACAGCCGAACCGCCACCCACGATCTAGGGTTCGAttctctccctcctcctcttcccgatcgaaaccacaatcacaacCGTCGCCATCACAATCACCATCATGAATCCGACGGCTGCGATCCTCTCCTCCGCCGAACCCCTCGCCATCTCCGCCACCGCGCCTCCCTTCCG GAGCGAGCCGCAATTGGGGCTGAGCAAGGTGGGGCCCACTCGGGTTCGGGAAATGGGGTCGGTGCAAGCAGTCCCGGGTTGAGCGGGAACGAGAGGCTTCCTGGGTCTGTTTTGCTCGCTAGGGAAAGGCTTCTtgagaggctgagagggatgCCTCCTTCACAAACCAG GCATCGTAGAGCATTGAACGTTTACGGAAGTGGGCTAGTGCATGGTGATGAATCAAGTCCCCTTGATGTAAGGGATTGGGGTAATGAAATTTTGACTGGTCGGTCAGCCGGTGCCTATCCTTTCACTAACTTGGGCTCCCAAATTGAAAGGCAGCAACTCTTGCAAGAAGCAAACAAGAAGCCTCCGGGTCTCACTCAAGAGGTCCTTGATTGTCTGAGCCCTGAGCTTTTCAGCAGCTCAGAAAGGGATGTTGACAGGTTGGTTTTAAGGGCATCCCGAGATTGTAGTATCTGCCTGGAGAGCTTCCTAGATGGAGATGAGCTTATAAACTTGCCTTGTGCGCATAGATTCCATGCTGTCTGCTTGGGTCCCTGGGTTCGAATTCGAGGGGACTGCCCATATTGCCGAAGAGTTATAGTTGTAAATAGTCACACTGATAAAAGGACCACATAG